The following proteins come from a genomic window of Lolium rigidum isolate FL_2022 chromosome 5, APGP_CSIRO_Lrig_0.1, whole genome shotgun sequence:
- the LOC124657821 gene encoding mini zinc finger protein 3-like, whose product MKRLVILRRCEPIVRFSCCSVRYADCRRNHAASTGGYAVDGCREFIADGEEGTFAALKCSACGCHRSFHRRVQVYEVAWDCESDESSSSSSS is encoded by the coding sequence ATGAAGAGGCTGGTGATCCTGAGGAGGTGCGAGCCGATCGTGCGGTTCAGCTGCTGCAGCGTGCGGTATGCCGACTGCCGCCGCAACCATGCCGCTAGCACTGGGGGCTACGCCGTGGACGGGTGCCGGGAGTTCATCGCAGATGGCGAGGAGGGCACCTTCGCCGCGCTCAAGTGCTCAGCCTGCGGCTGCCACCGCAGCTTCCACCGCAGGGTGCAGGTCTACGAGGTTGCATGGGACTGCGAGTCCGACGAGTCATCGTCCTCGAGCAGCAGCTAG